In Phormidium yuhuli AB48, one genomic interval encodes:
- a CDS encoding ABC transporter ATP-binding protein: protein MQSSKHHPFRRLLDYAQGYRVEIWQACLCSVLNKVFDLAPPALIGLAVDIVVEQENSFLANWGFESVFTQLVVLSLLSFLIWALESIFEYAYERLWRNLAQSIQHDLRLDGYQHLQRMELSFFEERSTGALMAVLNDDINQLERFLDRGANEVLQVLTTVIVIGGAFIVLTPNIAALALLPIPFILWGSISFQKRLAPRYDAVRETVSTLNSQLSNNLTGITTIKSFTSEDYETERIRQLSHEYSRTNRRAIALSAAFVPLIRIIILVGFTAILLLGGLDAAAGTLAVGTYSTMVFLTQRLLWPLTRLGETLDLYQRSQASTRRLFKLLDTPIASYPGSKSLPIEQVKGEIILDSVTFAYQERQPIITNFSLSVPAGETIAIVGATGSGKSTIVKLLLRLYEIKSGHITLDGLDIQDILLSDLRRAIGLVSQDVFLFHGTVAENIRYGSFEASDEDIVAAATIAEAHGFIQELPQGYQTIIGERGQKLSGGQRQRLAIARAVLKNPPILILDEATSAVDNETEAAIQRSLEHITQNRTTIAIAHRLSTIRNADCIYVMDRGEIVEQGSHEHLLQQSGIYANLWTVQMGELLQH, encoded by the coding sequence ATGCAATCGTCTAAACACCATCCATTTCGCCGCTTATTAGACTATGCTCAAGGCTATCGAGTTGAAATTTGGCAAGCCTGTCTCTGCTCGGTTCTCAATAAAGTGTTTGACCTCGCCCCCCCGGCTTTAATTGGCTTGGCGGTGGATATTGTGGTTGAACAAGAAAATTCATTTTTGGCTAATTGGGGCTTTGAATCCGTCTTCACTCAATTGGTGGTGTTATCGTTACTGAGCTTTCTGATTTGGGCGTTAGAATCTATCTTTGAATATGCCTATGAGCGCCTTTGGCGGAATTTGGCCCAGTCGATTCAACATGATTTACGACTCGATGGCTATCAGCATTTGCAACGGATGGAGTTATCATTTTTTGAGGAACGCAGTACGGGAGCCTTGATGGCAGTACTCAATGATGATATTAACCAGTTAGAACGTTTTTTAGACCGGGGAGCGAATGAAGTTCTACAAGTATTAACCACGGTCATTGTCATTGGTGGAGCCTTTATTGTTTTAACTCCCAACATTGCGGCGTTAGCCTTACTTCCTATTCCGTTCATTCTTTGGGGGTCGATTAGTTTTCAAAAACGCTTAGCCCCTCGCTATGATGCCGTGCGAGAAACCGTGAGTACGCTCAACTCTCAGTTGTCTAATAACTTGACGGGAATCACAACCATTAAAAGTTTTACCTCAGAAGACTATGAAACCGAGCGGATTCGGCAATTAAGCCATGAGTATTCTCGAACCAATCGGCGGGCGATCGCCCTCAGTGCAGCATTTGTTCCCCTGATTCGTATTATTATCTTAGTGGGGTTTACCGCCATTCTCCTCTTAGGAGGATTAGACGCCGCCGCTGGCACGTTAGCCGTGGGAACCTATAGCACTATGGTCTTCCTGACCCAGCGTTTACTATGGCCCCTGACTCGCTTAGGAGAGACCCTGGATTTATATCAGCGATCGCAAGCCTCGACCCGACGGCTATTTAAACTTCTTGATACTCCCATCGCGTCTTATCCTGGCTCTAAATCTCTACCCATTGAGCAGGTCAAGGGAGAAATTATTTTAGATTCCGTTACCTTTGCCTATCAAGAACGTCAACCGATTATCACAAACTTTTCCCTCTCCGTTCCGGCCGGAGAAACTATTGCAATTGTCGGGGCAACGGGTTCAGGAAAAAGTACCATTGTCAAGTTGTTGTTGCGCCTCTATGAGATTAAGTCGGGTCATATTACCTTAGATGGCTTAGACATTCAAGACATTCTCTTATCCGACTTACGTCGAGCCATTGGCTTAGTCAGTCAAGATGTCTTTCTCTTCCATGGAACCGTCGCCGAAAACATCCGCTATGGAAGTTTTGAGGCCAGTGATGAAGATATTGTCGCTGCCGCCACCATCGCCGAAGCTCATGGGTTTATCCAAGAGTTACCCCAAGGCTATCAAACCATCATTGGAGAGCGAGGTCAAAAGCTTTCCGGAGGGCAACGGCAACGGCTAGCGATCGCCCGGGCCGTCCTCAAAAACCCACCCATTCTCATTTTAGATGAAGCCACATCAGCGGTAGACAATGAAACCGAAGCCGCCATTCAACGTTCCCTAGAGCATATCACCCAAAATCGCACCACCATTGCGATCGCCCACCGCCTCAGCACCATTCGCAATGCCGACTGTATTTACGTCATGGATCGCGGTGAAATTGTCGAGCAAGGCTCCCACGAACACCTGCTCCAACAATCGGGCATTTACGCCAACTTATGGACCGTCCAAATGGGAGAACTCCTCCAGCACTAA
- a CDS encoding MlaE family lipid ABC transporter permease subunit, producing the protein MYKRLIPSSLAKWGQRLLAAVLLGGQVVIHLLRGKLHRRNTLEQMAFVGPQSLLINTITAAFVGMVFTIQVAREFLNFGAGSAVGGVLAVALARELSPVLTAVIVAGRVGSAFAAEIGTMQVTEQIDALYILRTDPIDYLVIPRLVACCIMVPILTLFSLIIGMSGGLLIATTQYSIAQSVFLESARNFMGISDLINAAVKGGVFGGLVAVIGCSWGLTTSGGAKGVGESTTTAVVTALMAIFITNFFLSLIMFQGMGTASLTL; encoded by the coding sequence TTGTATAAGAGACTCATTCCCAGCAGCCTAGCTAAGTGGGGCCAGCGTCTACTCGCCGCCGTTCTTTTAGGTGGACAGGTGGTGATTCATCTATTGCGTGGCAAACTCCACCGTCGCAACACCCTAGAACAGATGGCCTTTGTCGGGCCACAGTCATTACTCATCAACACCATCACTGCCGCCTTTGTGGGAATGGTGTTTACCATCCAGGTGGCGCGAGAGTTTCTGAACTTTGGTGCCGGTTCAGCCGTCGGTGGGGTTCTCGCGGTGGCCTTGGCCCGAGAACTCTCCCCAGTGCTAACGGCTGTGATTGTGGCGGGCCGGGTTGGCTCAGCTTTTGCTGCTGAAATTGGCACGATGCAGGTGACGGAACAGATTGATGCTCTCTACATTCTGCGAACCGACCCCATTGACTATCTCGTCATCCCCCGACTGGTGGCCTGCTGCATCATGGTTCCCATTTTGACCCTTTTCTCCTTGATTATCGGCATGAGTGGGGGTCTATTGATTGCGACGACTCAGTATAGTATCGCTCAATCCGTCTTTTTAGAATCGGCCCGTAACTTTATGGGAATTAGTGACCTCATCAATGCCGCCGTTAAGGGAGGTGTGTTTGGCGGCTTGGTGGCTGTGATTGGCTGTAGTTGGGGATTAACCACCTCTGGAGGTGCTAAAGGGGTGGGAGAATCCACCACGACAGCGGTGGTGACGGCCTTGATGGCTATTTTTATTACCAACTTTTTCCTCTCTTTGATCATGTTCCAAGGTATGGGAACGGCTTCCTTAACGTTATAA
- the ppk2 gene encoding polyphosphate kinase 2, protein MGKKKKNKKVQTDLGATSETIGNGYDPTIITSEEPKPTKNIPKKVYKNELKRLQIELVKLQTWIKEKGLKVAIIFEGRDAAGKGGTIKRITECLNPRICRVVALGTPTEREKSQWYFQRYVPNLPAAGEMVLFDRSWYNRAGVERVMGFCSEEEYWEFLRSCPEFECMLVRSGIILIKYWFSVSDEEQERRFQARIDDPTKRWKLSPMDLKAREKWVEYSIAKDEMFAHTDIKRSPWYVVAADDKKRARLNCIHHILTMIPYEDLTPDPIELPERQEDIGYLRPPKSKQSFVPNHY, encoded by the coding sequence ATGGGTAAGAAAAAGAAAAACAAGAAAGTTCAGACTGATTTAGGGGCGACGTCTGAGACGATTGGCAATGGGTATGACCCGACTATCATCACGTCAGAAGAGCCGAAGCCGACGAAAAACATTCCCAAGAAGGTTTATAAAAATGAGCTTAAACGGCTGCAAATAGAGTTAGTCAAGCTGCAAACCTGGATTAAGGAAAAGGGCTTAAAGGTTGCGATTATTTTTGAGGGTCGTGATGCGGCGGGGAAAGGAGGAACCATTAAGCGAATTACAGAATGCCTTAACCCCCGGATTTGCCGCGTTGTGGCTCTGGGAACCCCCACTGAGAGAGAAAAGAGTCAATGGTATTTCCAACGCTATGTGCCCAATTTACCGGCGGCTGGGGAGATGGTCCTGTTTGATCGCAGTTGGTATAACCGAGCTGGGGTTGAACGGGTGATGGGATTTTGTTCTGAAGAGGAATACTGGGAGTTTCTACGCTCCTGCCCCGAATTTGAATGTATGTTGGTGCGATCGGGGATTATTCTGATTAAATACTGGTTCTCAGTCAGTGACGAAGAGCAAGAACGTCGGTTTCAAGCGCGTATTGATGACCCAACCAAACGGTGGAAACTGAGTCCGATGGATTTGAAAGCGCGGGAAAAATGGGTAGAGTATTCAATTGCCAAGGATGAAATGTTTGCCCATACGGACATTAAGCGATCGCCCTGGTATGTGGTGGCGGCGGACGATAAGAAGCGGGCCCGTTTGAATTGTATCCATCATATCCTGACGATGATTCCCTATGAGGACTTAACGCCAGATCCCATCGAGCTTCCGGAACGCCAGGAAGATATCGGCTATCTGCGGCCCCCCAAAAGTAAACAGAGCTTTGTTCCCAATCACTACTAA
- a CDS encoding PD-(D/E)XK nuclease family protein — MRSLKIHSQGAFEGPDGSETIAPGTQVICAHPSQAQALGVPYCSLDLLARQCCEQRGWQVVSPLIAYQGRLKVLDQILQSGEWPQQLRQPRPDLRTLERQLRPGMMTLLRSPSSRSDLAECTPPSSSLGLLLRVSLAYERELERQHHVDPAQVYQRATQLKPDPRPISLLGYPEWIERQPRLAFLDAIAAAGSVVYLAAGTALGVKEQERAIAQFQSLGWTVETSRKRGNDTWVEPKSCPVSLAQARGTHYLNQEEEVRGVLRDLQRRLGEGVPPKELALVTWDDAAYAPMVLDVAWEYELPIYHSNSPSLLSTGLGSWLKQALDTVRSRFEFETTAAFLRHPLTPTEETRIGQIDWDNVRRFHPQTLASWRDCGANLSPLEDWTRGEGGSPRLHERPIWLRQLRRLLDHWQVLHRGQQSPQVKSTGLALDKALAHLESLGTSHLSLEQFAQELRDTLALVPVVVPPPQGAIALQSPAAVVGARYRHLWVLGVAEGMTPSPLPREPLLDWYHRKQLQNQGFAIETAVVLSQRQLLLFAQLFRSASQLYFSYPRQIRKTPMLASPYLGRFGIEVREAENDGAIASWQELRQRGLRQSLPREDAVLTHAARSWSIELSRQQGSEGVGFANGNRDRFQGQTEIPLEIGSRCFSASQLTHLGQCAFKWFAGDLLKIQELREAETELSGRLRGRLYHKTLELATRNALETGSTELRQALLDHLDAAFREAEELEQLPELAAWGARRKDHLQRLRRTLSQESFLGEDSQILHTEQSFEGEWYGFRVQGVVDRVDRTPSGYVIIEYKSRSNRPGRAKDEQGQANLDVQLPLYGDVLGQQLQAQEAETASVRSYYYSLTKAKPLGHRDKVDREALERFSDRLKDHLHRGDYPVEPDRQYYACQYCPHDVICRVRR, encoded by the coding sequence ATGCGCAGTCTTAAAATTCACAGTCAGGGGGCGTTTGAGGGCCCCGATGGGTCTGAAACGATTGCCCCAGGAACTCAGGTCATTTGCGCTCACCCCTCCCAAGCTCAGGCTCTGGGGGTTCCCTACTGCTCCCTAGACCTGTTGGCCCGTCAATGCTGTGAGCAAAGAGGCTGGCAGGTGGTATCGCCGCTAATCGCCTATCAAGGTCGGTTGAAGGTTTTAGACCAGATTCTGCAATCGGGGGAGTGGCCCCAGCAACTCCGTCAACCCAGACCAGATCTCAGAACTCTGGAACGTCAGTTGAGACCCGGGATGATGACCCTATTGCGCTCCCCCTCCTCCCGCTCTGACCTGGCTGAATGTACCCCGCCTTCCTCTAGCTTGGGTCTATTGCTGCGGGTGAGTTTGGCGTATGAGCGTGAGCTAGAACGCCAACATCACGTTGATCCAGCCCAGGTCTATCAGCGAGCCACCCAGTTAAAGCCAGACCCACGGCCCATTTCTCTGTTGGGCTATCCTGAATGGATTGAACGACAACCTCGGTTAGCCTTTTTAGATGCGATCGCCGCTGCGGGATCAGTGGTCTATCTAGCAGCAGGGACGGCGTTGGGAGTCAAGGAACAGGAGCGGGCGATCGCTCAATTCCAGAGCCTCGGCTGGACCGTTGAGACCTCCCGGAAGAGGGGAAACGACACCTGGGTTGAGCCGAAGAGTTGTCCGGTTTCCTTGGCTCAGGCCCGGGGAACTCACTATTTGAACCAAGAGGAAGAAGTCCGGGGGGTCTTGCGTGACCTCCAACGTCGCCTGGGTGAGGGGGTCCCCCCGAAGGAGTTAGCGCTGGTGACCTGGGATGACGCGGCCTATGCTCCAATGGTGTTAGATGTTGCCTGGGAGTATGAGTTACCCATTTATCACAGCAACTCACCATCGCTCTTGAGTACCGGGTTAGGGTCTTGGCTTAAACAGGCTCTGGATACGGTGCGATCGCGCTTTGAGTTCGAGACTACGGCGGCGTTCCTGCGCCATCCCCTCACCCCCACAGAGGAGACGCGAATCGGACAGATTGACTGGGACAACGTCCGACGGTTTCATCCCCAAACCTTGGCATCTTGGCGCGATTGTGGGGCGAATCTATCTCCCTTAGAGGACTGGACTCGTGGCGAGGGCGGTTCCCCCAGGCTTCACGAACGCCCAATCTGGTTACGACAACTGCGACGGCTTTTAGACCATTGGCAGGTTCTGCACCGGGGTCAGCAATCCCCCCAGGTTAAGTCGACGGGGTTAGCCTTAGACAAGGCCCTGGCGCATCTGGAGAGTCTGGGGACATCTCACCTCAGCTTAGAGCAATTCGCCCAGGAACTGCGGGATACTCTCGCCTTAGTGCCGGTGGTTGTTCCCCCTCCCCAGGGGGCGATCGCCTTGCAATCTCCGGCGGCCGTGGTGGGGGCCCGGTATCGTCATCTCTGGGTTTTGGGGGTCGCGGAAGGGATGACCCCGTCTCCTCTACCACGGGAGCCGTTATTGGATTGGTACCATCGTAAACAGCTTCAGAACCAAGGTTTTGCCATTGAAACCGCTGTAGTTCTCAGTCAACGACAATTGCTACTGTTTGCTCAATTATTTCGTTCCGCCTCACAGCTCTATTTCTCCTATCCCCGACAAATCCGGAAAACTCCCATGTTGGCCAGTCCCTATTTAGGGAGGTTCGGGATTGAAGTCCGGGAGGCTGAGAATGATGGGGCAATCGCCAGTTGGCAGGAATTGCGTCAGCGAGGGTTACGTCAGTCTCTCCCCCGAGAGGATGCGGTGTTAACTCATGCGGCCCGCAGTTGGTCCATTGAGCTGAGCCGTCAACAGGGGTCGGAGGGCGTTGGCTTCGCCAACGGAAACCGCGATCGCTTTCAGGGTCAGACTGAGATTCCCCTAGAGATTGGCTCGCGCTGCTTTAGTGCCTCCCAACTGACCCATTTAGGTCAATGTGCGTTTAAGTGGTTCGCGGGGGATTTACTCAAAATTCAGGAGTTACGGGAAGCGGAGACGGAGTTATCGGGACGATTGCGAGGTCGCCTCTACCATAAAACCTTAGAATTGGCAACCCGCAACGCATTAGAGACTGGATCGACTGAATTACGTCAGGCTCTGCTGGACCATTTAGATGCGGCGTTCCGGGAAGCGGAGGAGTTGGAACAGTTACCCGAGTTGGCCGCCTGGGGGGCAAGACGCAAAGACCATTTACAGCGCCTGCGGCGAACCCTATCTCAGGAGTCCTTCTTGGGGGAGGATAGCCAAATCTTACATACGGAACAGTCCTTTGAGGGCGAGTGGTATGGCTTCCGGGTGCAGGGGGTCGTGGATCGGGTTGACCGCACTCCCTCGGGCTATGTCATCATTGAGTATAAGAGCCGCTCTAACCGTCCTGGCCGGGCTAAGGATGAACAGGGTCAGGCCAATTTAGATGTTCAATTGCCCCTCTATGGGGATGTATTGGGTCAACAGTTACAGGCTCAGGAGGCTGAGACGGCGTCGGTCCGGTCTTATTATTACTCTCTGACTAAGGCGAAACCTTTGGGACATCGGGATAAGGTTGATCGCGAGGCCCTAGAACGGTTTAGCGATCGCCTTAAAGACCATTTACACCGGGGGGATTATCCTGTGGAACCGGATCGGCAATACTATGCTTGTCAGTATTGTCCTCATGATGTGATCTGTCGGGTGCGTCGTTAG
- a CDS encoding L,D-transpeptidase has translation MYNNQSITQIFSLLCFLGAVTLVVLDVLVPDESRSSRNPQGAEPAGSSPSLLSLLDIPVTTGLNTLGGFRPPVTAPASSGERSSDTVRLVVSLSQRQVALYRGDSRKAEYPVAIGQTGWETPTGAFEVIETQKYPTWEHPLTGERIPPGPRNPLGDRWIGFWTDGRVYVGFHGTADESSIGVAASHGCLRLSNTHIRELFEQVEPGTPVMVQP, from the coding sequence ATGTATAACAATCAGTCTATCACCCAAATTTTTTCGTTGCTCTGTTTTTTAGGTGCTGTCACCCTCGTAGTTTTAGATGTTTTAGTCCCCGATGAGAGCCGCTCTAGTCGCAATCCTCAAGGGGCCGAGCCGGCGGGTTCATCACCATCCCTCTTATCATTACTAGACATTCCGGTTACCACGGGTCTAAATACCCTAGGGGGATTCCGTCCCCCAGTAACAGCCCCCGCCTCCTCTGGGGAACGTTCCTCGGATACCGTGCGACTGGTGGTATCGTTGAGTCAACGTCAGGTTGCCCTATATCGAGGAGACAGCCGTAAGGCTGAGTATCCAGTCGCGATTGGTCAAACCGGTTGGGAAACTCCTACAGGGGCCTTTGAAGTCATCGAAACCCAGAAGTATCCTACCTGGGAACATCCCCTCACCGGAGAGAGGATTCCCCCAGGCCCGAGAAACCCCTTGGGCGATCGCTGGATTGGGTTTTGGACCGATGGCCGGGTTTATGTTGGCTTTCACGGTACGGCGGACGAGTCTTCCATTGGGGTGGCTGCTTCCCATGGCTGTTTACGTCTGTCGAATACCCATATTCGGGAGTTATTTGAGCAAGTAGAGCCGGGAACTCCGGTCATGGTTCAGCCTTAG
- a CDS encoding late competence development ComFB family protein, translating to MSIVKIVEQALSDGYLTPVMEAEVGRICNTASELSIEEYMSLDRLMGALLTGDVVVLPRKQFINVMEELVLSEAITKVAEIEATTDRTLDVGDIAAYALNRLPPLYATTEEGANFQRSRAREQLSDLISKQVTDAIDQSLAHPEFFPERQLLGKTNPKEVLSQVSMLLEAYAENFEAEEQQAKEP from the coding sequence ATGAGCATTGTCAAAATTGTTGAACAGGCGTTGTCTGACGGGTATTTAACCCCCGTTATGGAAGCTGAAGTGGGGCGCATTTGTAATACCGCTTCGGAACTGTCTATTGAAGAATATATGTCCCTCGATCGCTTGATGGGGGCCTTGCTAACCGGTGACGTTGTTGTCTTGCCGCGCAAGCAGTTTATCAATGTCATGGAAGAGTTGGTGCTATCGGAGGCGATTACGAAAGTCGCCGAAATTGAAGCCACCACAGACCGCACCCTCGATGTAGGGGATATTGCCGCCTATGCCCTGAACCGACTCCCCCCCCTCTACGCGACCACGGAAGAAGGGGCTAATTTCCAGCGATCGCGGGCCCGGGAACAACTCTCGGATCTCATTAGTAAGCAGGTTACCGATGCCATTGATCAGAGCTTGGCTCATCCGGAGTTCTTCCCCGAACGACAACTTTTGGGGAAAACCAACCCAAAAGAGGTTTTGTCTCAGGTGAGTATGCTCCTAGAAGCCTATGCCGAGAACTTTGAGGCCGAAGAACAACAGGCAAAAGAGCCTTAG
- a CDS encoding M23 family metallopeptidase, protein MMTAPAMALEVRVSPEQPRLGETLSVLVETDGEQAPTLRARGRSYETFAVGQNRYRAFIPTTPLDTPGSFAIEAQSGDQRQRVDVPLGDRNFTIQEIWLSPSVNAITGTDYEFDRMDDLKATVTPERLWTGPFIHPSDGPITTPYGVRRYYNGVWADNYYHRGLDYAAPTGAPVVAAARGRVALVGTVAQGFELHGNTVGIDHGQGVTTIYIHLSQIEVQEGQMVEAGERIGRVGSTGISTGPHLHWGLYVNGECVDPAPWLGLGLK, encoded by the coding sequence ATGATGACAGCTCCGGCCATGGCCCTAGAGGTGCGAGTTTCCCCAGAACAACCCCGTTTAGGAGAAACCCTCTCCGTCTTGGTGGAAACCGACGGGGAACAAGCCCCCACCCTCAGGGCCCGGGGCCGCAGCTATGAAACCTTTGCCGTCGGTCAAAATCGCTATCGCGCCTTTATTCCGACGACCCCTCTTGATACTCCCGGTTCTTTTGCCATTGAAGCCCAGTCCGGAGACCAACGGCAACGAGTCGATGTTCCCCTGGGCGATCGCAATTTCACCATTCAAGAAATTTGGCTCTCTCCCTCCGTGAACGCCATCACCGGAACTGACTATGAATTTGACCGTATGGATGACCTCAAAGCCACAGTCACCCCAGAACGGCTCTGGACAGGTCCATTTATCCATCCCAGCGATGGCCCCATTACTACCCCCTACGGCGTACGTCGCTACTACAACGGCGTCTGGGCCGACAACTATTACCACCGTGGACTCGATTACGCCGCCCCAACCGGTGCGCCCGTCGTCGCAGCGGCCCGGGGTCGAGTCGCCCTCGTCGGAACCGTGGCTCAAGGCTTTGAGCTGCATGGGAATACTGTGGGGATTGACCACGGACAGGGGGTGACCACCATTTACATTCACTTGAGCCAAATTGAGGTACAAGAGGGACAGATGGTTGAAGCCGGCGAGCGAATTGGCCGGGTGGGGTCTACCGGTATCTCCACGGGTCCTCATCTCCATTGGGGACTCTATGTAAATGGGGAATGTGTTGACCCTGCACCCTGGCTCGGATTGGGGTTGAAATAG
- a CDS encoding Hfq-related RNA-binding protein has product MAIEMDTSLPSIRFLQQYVKEHTPIELQTTTGDRLVGRLAWQDPIYFCIRDDGGHQYLVNRQLVVYVKPVDAPGEG; this is encoded by the coding sequence ATGGCGATTGAAATGGATACGAGTTTACCGAGCATTCGTTTCCTACAACAGTACGTCAAAGAACATACCCCCATTGAACTACAAACCACCACCGGCGATCGCCTAGTGGGACGGCTCGCGTGGCAAGATCCCATTTACTTTTGTATCCGAGATGATGGAGGACATCAATATCTGGTGAATCGTCAACTGGTCGTTTATGTTAAACCGGTGGATGCCCCCGGAGAGGGGTAA
- the dapF gene encoding diaminopimelate epimerase, translated as MTTLMFEKYHGLGNDFILLDNRHSHEPLLTSEQAQQICDRNFGVGADGVIFLLPGQDDSDYTMRIFNSDGSEPEMCGNGIRCLAQFAAQLDGQEQVTYRIHTLAGVITPERQGDGRVKVNMGEPRLLAGQIPTTLKAESEKVVDVPLTVGDRTWQVTTVSMGNPHCIVFVDDVASVPLEQLGPEFEHHAQFPQRINTEFIEVTQGNYVKMRVWERGAGATLACGTGACASVVAGVLTGRCDPCTTVELPGGNLEIDWSTGGVVYMTGPASFVFSGTLNL; from the coding sequence ATGACAACGTTGATGTTTGAGAAATATCATGGTTTAGGCAATGATTTCATTCTGCTTGATAATCGCCACAGCCATGAACCGCTCCTGACTTCCGAGCAAGCGCAACAGATCTGCGATCGCAATTTCGGGGTTGGGGCTGATGGGGTGATTTTCTTGCTCCCTGGCCAGGATGATAGCGATTACACCATGCGGATTTTCAACTCCGATGGCTCAGAACCGGAAATGTGCGGCAATGGTATCCGCTGTTTAGCCCAGTTTGCGGCTCAACTCGACGGACAAGAGCAGGTCACCTATCGCATTCATACCCTAGCCGGGGTCATCACCCCCGAACGGCAAGGGGACGGACGGGTTAAAGTGAATATGGGAGAACCCCGTTTATTGGCGGGGCAGATTCCCACAACCCTCAAGGCTGAGTCAGAGAAAGTTGTAGATGTGCCGTTAACCGTGGGCGATCGCACCTGGCAGGTCACCACCGTGAGCATGGGAAATCCCCATTGCATCGTCTTCGTGGATGATGTGGCCTCTGTTCCTCTGGAGCAACTGGGTCCTGAGTTTGAACATCATGCCCAATTTCCCCAACGCATTAACACGGAGTTCATCGAGGTCACTCAGGGAAATTACGTAAAAATGCGGGTGTGGGAACGGGGCGCAGGTGCTACGCTGGCCTGTGGCACAGGAGCCTGTGCTTCTGTGGTCGCTGGTGTCCTCACGGGGCGCTGTGACCCCTGCACTACCGTTGAACTGCCCGGTGGGAACTTGGAGATTGACTGGTCAACGGGAGGAGTGGTGTATATGACGGGACCCGCTAGTTTTGTCTTTTCAGGGACACTCAACTTGTAG
- a CDS encoding DUF1565 domain-containing protein, translated as MGLSFGQVSLLAAGAVTLTLANPITIEPAIAQSGGGNLRVSQVSSPLSPPRSSQATLLFVNPRRGNDQPNGGTEANPLQTITYALSRAEANTVIMLSPGTYSRATGEQFPLRLRPGVTLYGNPQEQGQGVVIHGGDRLDTAYGSQQAALVGVDGSGLNGVTVSYPQGHGVWLESGRLWIVNSTLRENGNQGVAMAPDAEAFSQNNRFVNNQGGNIGRLRAPQASSHPTQRPSTPRASEAADTVEVFSWGSASALQMQQRSSPPEPSKPQVPQLAHRPHPSYQPPTPSRSIPSAGDLPPLPVPDGNPPIGDRGHLPIPATTALSHQPGAPPAPPSYASANVPPTRLQFRITVIPRSDQDIQLVQVLMPDALTLRRRDGSITQSAAFRHRDRAEAVLEELQRNGLNASLQSLDRNN; from the coding sequence ATGGGGTTATCATTTGGTCAAGTCAGCCTGTTGGCAGCGGGGGCTGTCACTCTTACACTGGCGAATCCTATCACTATTGAGCCGGCGATCGCCCAATCTGGAGGCGGCAATCTTCGGGTCAGTCAGGTGAGTTCGCCACTGTCGCCGCCGCGATCGTCTCAGGCGACCTTGCTGTTCGTCAACCCTCGTCGGGGAAACGATCAGCCCAATGGTGGCACAGAAGCCAACCCGCTGCAAACCATTACCTATGCCCTCAGTCGGGCTGAGGCCAATACGGTGATTATGCTCAGTCCCGGAACATACAGCCGGGCTACGGGGGAGCAGTTTCCCCTACGGCTGCGTCCTGGGGTTACGCTCTATGGTAATCCCCAGGAACAGGGTCAGGGGGTCGTGATTCACGGGGGTGATCGCCTGGACACGGCTTATGGTAGCCAACAGGCCGCTCTGGTTGGCGTAGATGGGTCTGGGTTGAATGGGGTAACAGTCAGTTATCCCCAAGGACATGGGGTTTGGTTGGAGTCGGGCCGTCTCTGGATTGTTAATAGTACCTTACGTGAGAACGGCAATCAGGGGGTGGCGATGGCACCTGATGCCGAAGCCTTCTCACAAAACAACCGTTTTGTCAATAACCAGGGCGGTAATATCGGTCGGCTACGGGCCCCTCAAGCCTCTAGCCACCCAACCCAGAGACCCAGCACCCCCAGAGCATCAGAAGCCGCTGATACCGTTGAGGTCTTCTCCTGGGGGAGTGCCAGCGCCTTGCAGATGCAACAGCGATCGTCTCCCCCAGAGCCCTCCAAACCTCAGGTTCCCCAACTCGCCCATCGTCCCCATCCCAGCTACCAGCCTCCGACTCCCTCGCGCTCGATTCCCTCAGCCGGGGACTTACCCCCGTTACCCGTTCCCGATGGTAACCCTCCCATCGGCGATCGCGGTCATCTCCCCATCCCCGCCACCACAGCCCTCTCCCATCAACCGGGTGCTCCCCCAGCCCCCCCCAGTTACGCCAGTGCCAACGTCCCCCCAACCCGTTTACAATTCCGCATCACCGTCATCCCCCGCAGCGACCAAGACATACAACTGGTTCAAGTCTTAATGCCCGACGCCCTAACCCTACGCCGCCGCGACGGCAGCATCACCCAATCGGCAGCCTTCCGCCACCGCGATCGCGCTGAAGCCGTCCTCGAAGAACTTCAACGCAACGGACTTAACGCCTCCCTCCAATCCCTAGACAGAAACAACTAA